CGTGTTCTGAATGTGGTCTCCAGTCTGCATCTGAAACCGGTTTAGAGCAAGCTGTAGCTGCACCAAGTAAACCTGCCAGTTCTTCAATCATACCCCAGTTTTCAGGGCCTTTAAGACCTCTGCCTGCAGAAACAACCAGTTCTGCATCTGGTAATGAAACTTTATCTGTAGCTCTTACGATTTCTTTTACAATCGCTGCAAGATCAGTTGACTGAACAGCAGGTGAGAAGGATTCGATAGTTGCAGTAACTGCTGATTCTTTTACGCCGAAAGCATTTGGATTCAGGGCGATTACTTTTACTGCCGAAGTAAGTTCGGTTACAGCAAATGCTTTTCCGGAGAAAGCACCTTTTTTCACCAAAAACTTACCACCATCTAATTGAGGTAATTCTATAGCACCGTCAACCAGACCAGCTTTTAATTTAACTGCTACACGTGGAGCAAGACCTTTTCCTGAAAAAGAGTTTGAAAGTACAACTACATCAGCACCTTCTTTTCCTGCAGCTTCTGCGATTACTGCAGCATATGCCTGGTTTACGAAATTTTTTAATTCTGCACTGGCAACATTTAATACTTTGGCAGCACCATATTTACCCAGTTCCTGTAATTCACTATCTGCAACATTACCGATAGATACAGCGGTAAGGTTAGTTCCTGTTTTATCTGCAATGGCTTTTGCATAAGAAACCGCTTCAAAAACGGATTTCTTAAACTTACCGTCGACTTGTTCTACATATACTAAAACTGACATATTTTTTCGCTTAGATTTTTATAATTAATTTTTTAAAACAGACCTTAGATTACTTTAGCTTCGGTATGCAGCAGACTGATCAGACTTGCAGCTTCTTCAGCCGGGATTAACTTAACAGTTCCGCGGGCTGGAGGAGTTTCAAACTGAACTACTTTAATTACTTCTTCAATTGGCTGCGCAGCTACGACAGCTAAAGGTTTTGATCTTGCTGACATAATACCTCTCATTGTAGGGATTGTTGGTACAGCAACACCTTCAGCACAGCTTGCTACAAATTTGCCTGTTACAGTAACTACTTCTTTACCACCTTCAATTTCTCTTTCAAGAGTTGCAGTAGTACCATCGTAGTCTAATTTTTTGATAATAGAGATAGAAGGGATATTTAAAAACTCACCTACCATTGCCGCTACCTGAGCGCCATTATAATCAATTGATTCACGTCCGGTCAGGATCATATCGAATTCACCTGTTTTAGCGTACTCAGCTATTTGAAAAGCTGTGAAATAGGCATCACGCGGAGCCGCATCAATTCTGACAGCGTCATCTGCTCCGATTGCAAGTGCCTTTCTGATTGTAGGCTCTGTACTGCTTTCTCCAACATTAACCACCGTTACTGTTCCTTTTCCGTCAGCACAAAGTTCAATTGCTCTTGATAATGCAATCTCATCATATGGGTTCACGATAAACGTAACTCCCGCAGTATTGAATTGGGTATTATCATTAGTAAAAGTTATTTTTGTGGTTGTGTCGGGCACGTTACTGATACAAACTAATATTTTCATATGAATAAGTTGTTTTTTAAATTGATGAAGCCTTTATATAATGTATTGCGTTTTTATCTTATTAAAATATAATGGTTTCAAAAAAATGTCTTTTTGCAAATCTAATTAAAAAAGCAGGGATTTAAAATGCAAAGTACCCGATTAAACAAGTTATTATCTTTTTTGGCAACAGAACCGAACGATCCATTTATCCTATATGCACTGGCAACGGAGTATAACTCCTTAAATGATACCGAACAAGCCTTTCATTATTATCATAAATTAATAGAGGATCATCCATCTTATGTTGGTACTTATTATCATTTAGGTAAATTGTATCAAAAGCACGGGCAAACAGATAAAGCGACAGAAATCTATCAGCTGGGTATGAAAAGGGCAAGAGAGAAGGGTGATGGGCATGCTTTTTCGGAGTTACAGGGTGCATATAATATGGCAGCCGGTCTGGATTATGAAGACGATTAACTGGCAGGATGGAAAAAAGACAGCTACTGTTCATTAAAGATGTTTTTCTTTTTACATTTACAGCATTTGGTGGTGCTCAGGCACATATATCACTTTTGTTAAAGTATTTCGTTAAACAAACTCATTATATCTCAGAAGAGGATTTACTTGAACTTAATGCATTGGCGCAAATTCTTCCGGGGCCGGCATCAACGCAGACACTGGTTGGAATTGCGCATAAAGTAGGTGGATTAAAACTGGCACTGATTACTTTTCTGATCTGGATTATTCCTTCGGCTGCAATCATGACCTTTGCTGCATTCAGTTTTGCGCAGCTGGATCATAAAGTACAGTTTACGCTGATTTTAAAATATATTCAACCAATTGCTCTGGGGATTGTAGCCTTTGGTGCCTACACACTATCAAGGAAAGTTCTGGTTACACAGACGGCAATTTTTTTGGCTATTTCTGCAGTAATTGTGACATTGGTATTAAGAAACGCCTATGTATTTCCTCTGGCCATTCTTGTTGGAGGTATGATTTCTTCTGCTTTAGAGTCTCCACGCGAAGAAAGTGAGATCCGCGTGAAGCTTTTTGCAAACGTTAATCCTAAAAAACTTGCCTATTTTTTTGGTGTAATGTTGTTTTTAGCAGCATTAGGAGCAATTATTAACCGGACATCTCCATTTAGTTTACCCATCAGACTTTTTGAAAACTTTTACAGGAACGGGATCTTTATTTTTGGCGGTGGGCAGGTATTGGTGCCACTGATGTTTACGGAATTCGTACAAATGAAGCATTACCTGGGATCTTCAGAGTTTTTATCAGGCTTTGCCATCCAGCAGGCTCTGCCAGGCCCGACATTTTCTTTTACAAGTTATGTGGGGGCTTTAAGTATGAAAAACTTTGGCTATGGAACTTTTGGGCAGATATTGGGAGGAATAGTAGGGGTGCTGGGGATTAATCTTCCCGGCTTGATTCTGGTCTTATTCATAGTTCCTTTCTGGGAAGATTTAAAGAAGATTACGAGAATCAAACATTCTTTGTCGGGAATTAATGCCGTCAGCGTAGGGTTTATCATTGCAGCATTTGTGCTGCTGATTAAACCTGTAGGATTTGATCTGATGTCAATCAGTCTTATTGTGGCTACTTTTCTGATTTTAAATTTTACAAGAATCAGTCCTCCGCTGATTGTTCTTGCAGGAATATTACTGGGTTACTTTATGTAACCCGGTAATAGCTGTCTTTTATCTAAAATGGTGCGTCATCATCAAAATCATCCATTCTTGAAGGTTTAATGATCACATTACCTGCAGGTCTGTCAAAGTCTGCTGAAGGTAGCATACCTGCGCCCGGATTATCCATAGAGAATGAATTTGGTGGCATGAAGTCTTCTTCAAGATCCGCAAATTTAACATACTTACCAATGAACCTAAGTGGCACGATACCAGTTTCACCATTCCTGTGTTTTGCGATAATTACCTCACCGACACCCGCCTGTGATCTTCCGCTTTCATCCTCTGTGATTCCGTAGTATTCAGGGCGGTAAAGGAATAATACCATATCCGCATCCTGCTCAATAGATCCTGATTCCCTCAAATCGGATAAGAGTGGTCTTTTACCATTTACTCCGGGTCTTGTCTCCACTGCACGACTCAGCTGCGAAAGTGCAAGAACCGGAACATTCAATTCTTTAGCTACCGATTTCAGGGCTCTTGAAATACTACCAATTTCCTGCTCACGGTTACCGCCGCCACTTTGTCCTTCTCCTTTACCATGCATCAATTGTAAATAATCGATGATGATCATCTGTATATCGTACTGAGATTTTAGTCTTCTGCATTTTGCTCTGAATTCAAAAATATTCAGGGCAGGAGTGTCATCAATTAAAAGAGGAGCTTCTGTCAGCGTGCCTATTTTACTATGGAGTTGCTGCCATTCCCATTCCGCTAAATTTCCTTTACGGATTTTTTCCTGTTCAATTTCTGTTTCTCCGGATATTAAACGATTCACTAACTGTACTGAGGACATCTCCAATGAGAATACCACTACCGGACGTTTAAATTCAACAGATGCATTTCTGGCGCAGGTTAGTACGAAAGCCGTTTTCCCCATTGCCGGACGTGCAGCAATAATAACTAAATCTGATGGCTGCCATCCGCCGGTAATTCTGTCCAGCGCTGTAAAACCGGAAGGAACACCTGTTAATCCGTCTGACTTTGTTCTGAGCTCCTCCAGGGTTGCCAGGGATTGTTTGATAATCTCATCCATTTTCTGGGTATCCCTGCGCAGGTTGTTCTGGGCAATATCAAAAAGCCCTTTCTCTGCGTGATCAAGCAAATCAAATATATCAGTTGTGTCTTCGTATGCGTTTTGAATAATATCAGATGAAATCCTGATCAGTTCACGCTGTATATATTTTTGTGAAATAATACGGGCATGATATTCAATGTTTGCTGCCGAGGCAACACGGTTGGTCAGGTTGGTGATATAATAAGCACCACCTACCATTTCCAGCGTACCCAGTGTTCTGAGTTCGGAGGTGACTGTAAGAATATCGACAGGTTTAGACTTTTGAAACAGAATAGCAATGGCTTCAAATATCTTTTTATGGGCCTCTGCGTAAAAAACTTCCGGCTTCAGAATATCAATAACGGTAGAAAGAGCATCTTTTTCCAGCATCAGTGCACCAAGCACTGCTTCTTCTAAATCTATAGCCTGGGGGGGTATTTTGCCCAAATTGCTGACTGGGGCTCCGACTCTGTTTTTTCTGGAAGAGGTAAAGTTCTGCCTGTCCTGACCTTGTGTTCCGTTATCCGTATTCATAGCCCCAAAAATAGCGAAAAATTTACTCCTGTAAAGATTTCTTTATACACATTCTAACAGGATAAGATCATAGAATTTTGTACCGGTAAGAAAAAATATGTTATTTACTAACAAAGTTTTGTTGATAATTGGTTGTGAATCAGTAGAAAACGATGCTTAAATTTTTGCCGCTTTTTTCGGGTAGCAGGAGACAATATATGGTCGCTGGAAAAACGATTCCTCAATTCCCATTATTTCAGCTATTTTTGCGGGTAAATAAGAATAAATGGAAAACTTTAGAAGGTCACCCAGACCTAAAGAAAATAATGAATTTGTATTCGGTATACGTGCTGTAATTGAAGCAATTAAAGCCGGAAAAGATATAGAGAGTATATATATGCAGCGTGGTCTTACGGGAGAAATTATTCCTGAGCTTAAAGGTTTACTCAAAGGTACCGATATTCCCGTACACAACGTTCCTGTAGAAAAACTAAACAGAATGACACAGAAAAATCACCAGGGAGTGATTGCTGTAATTTCTGCTATTACATTTCAGAAAATTGAAGATATTATTCCTTTGATTTATGAAAAAGGAGAGGTTCCGCTAATCCTTATTCTCGATGGAATTACTGATGTAAGAAATATGGGGGCGATTGCCAGAACTGCAGCTTGTACAGGTGTACACGCAATTGTTGTACCAGCTAAAAATTCTGCTCAGATCAATGCTGATGCTATTAAAACTTCTGCAGGTGCATTATTTACCATTCCGGTTTGCCGTCAGCAGAATTTACATAAAACAGCACTTTTTCTTCAGGATTGTGGTTTGCAGATTGTTGCCTGTACTGAAAAGACAAATGATCTGATTTATGCACCGGACTACACTGCTCCAACTGCGATTGTAATGGGTGCGGAGGATGAAGGTATATCAAATGATATTATGCGCATGGCTAACCATTTAGCAAAGATTCCTATGTTTGGAGAGATCGGTTCGCTGAATGTTTCGGTGTCTACCGGCGTTATTTTGTATGAAGCCATCAGGCAACGCGGTAATAATTAAGCGCCGGTTTAAATTTATCTTCCGAATTTTAAACCAGCGCTTAAAAGCCTGTTAATTACAGGTTTTATATAAATTTCTGTCCAAAATTGGACTTTACATCTGCTACGATTTGTTTCACGCTCTGTTCTTCAGATCTGGGACAAATCAACAGTGTATTATTAGATTCCACTACAATATAATCATGCAGGCCCTGCAGAATAACCAGTTTGTCTTCAGGTACATTCACCATACAGTTTGATGAATTGAACATCATTACCTGTTCAGATGGGATAACTGCATTCCCGACATAATCTTTATCAGCCATATCATAAATAGATGCCCATGTTCCAAGATCTGACCATCCGAAATCGGTAGGCAGCACATAAACATTATCAGCCTTTTCCATAATGGCGAAATCTATGGAAATATTAGTGCATTGCAGATAAGCATTGCCAATAAAGGTTTTTTCTTCTTTTGTGTTGTATAAAGATGCACCTATATGAAAAATTTCATACATGTCAGGTAAATGCTTGCTGAATGCATCATTGATAGCTTTAGCTGACCAGATGAAGATACCGGCATTCCATAAGAAATCACCACTTTGCAGGAATGACTTGGCCAGTTCAAGATTAGGTTTCTCGGTGAAGATTTTCACTTTGTTAATCTGTGGGTCAGTCGGTAAGGTTGTCTCTACATATTGGATATAGCCGTAGCCCGTGTCAGGGCGGCTGGGTTTGATCCCCAGGGTGATCAGGCAGTTGTTTTCCCTGGCCGCGTCTAAAGATTGCTCTATGGCGGCTATAAATGCGTCCAGATTTGATATCGTATGATCTGATGGCGCGACAACAATGGTCGCATCCGGATTGATTTCTGTGATCTTCATTGAGCCATAAGCGATACAGGGTGCTGTATTACGCATGATCGGTTCTGCAAGAATCTGGTTTTCTTCAATATCAGGCAACTGTGTTCTAACCAGGTCAACATAGATTTCGTTGGTAACAATAAATATATTTTCTGGTGGGCATATTTTTAAAAAACGGTCGTATGTGCTCTGTATTAGTGTTTTTCCTACACCAAAAAAGTCTATAAACTGTTTTGGGTGTTCAACTCTGCTTACGGGCCAAAAACGACTGCCAACGCCACCGGCCATGATTAGGGCGTAATTATTTTTGTTCATATTAGGATTAAACTATAATAAACCTTCATGAAGAAGGTCGTGCAAATGTACGATACCAAAATAATCATTGGCATCGGTGACTAATAATTGTGTAATATTGGATTGTCTGATCAGCTCGAATGCAGTCACTGCTAAAGTATCTTTATCTATCATTTTTGGTTTGCTGTTCATAATGTCCTTTGCTGTCAGATCTGCAAGATCTGAATATTTTTCCAGCATTCTTCTGATATCTCCATCGGTAATGATACCCATAATTTTGCTATCATCAACAACAACTACAGCACCTAAACGGTTTTTACTAATTGCAATTATCACATCTTTGACAGAAGCACCGGACCGGATACTC
This portion of the Pedobacter lusitanus genome encodes:
- a CDS encoding electron transfer flavoprotein subunit alpha/FixB family protein, encoding MSVLVYVEQVDGKFKKSVFEAVSYAKAIADKTGTNLTAVSIGNVADSELQELGKYGAAKVLNVASAELKNFVNQAYAAVIAEAAGKEGADVVVLSNSFSGKGLAPRVAVKLKAGLVDGAIELPQLDGGKFLVKKGAFSGKAFAVTELTSAVKVIALNPNAFGVKESAVTATIESFSPAVQSTDLAAIVKEIVRATDKVSLPDAELVVSAGRGLKGPENWGMIEELAGLLGAATACSKPVSDADWRPHSEHVGQTGIAISPNLYIAVGISGAIQHLAGVSSSKVIVVINKDPEAPFFKVADYGIVGDAFEVVPKLIEALKAHQA
- a CDS encoding electron transfer flavoprotein subunit beta/FixA family protein translates to MKILVCISNVPDTTTKITFTNDNTQFNTAGVTFIVNPYDEIALSRAIELCADGKGTVTVVNVGESSTEPTIRKALAIGADDAVRIDAAPRDAYFTAFQIAEYAKTGEFDMILTGRESIDYNGAQVAAMVGEFLNIPSISIIKKLDYDGTTATLEREIEGGKEVVTVTGKFVASCAEGVAVPTIPTMRGIMSARSKPLAVVAAQPIEEVIKVVQFETPPARGTVKLIPAEEAASLISLLHTEAKVI
- a CDS encoding tetratricopeptide repeat protein — encoded protein: MATEPNDPFILYALATEYNSLNDTEQAFHYYHKLIEDHPSYVGTYYHLGKLYQKHGQTDKATEIYQLGMKRAREKGDGHAFSELQGAYNMAAGLDYEDD
- the chrA gene encoding chromate efflux transporter: MEKRQLLFIKDVFLFTFTAFGGAQAHISLLLKYFVKQTHYISEEDLLELNALAQILPGPASTQTLVGIAHKVGGLKLALITFLIWIIPSAAIMTFAAFSFAQLDHKVQFTLILKYIQPIALGIVAFGAYTLSRKVLVTQTAIFLAISAVIVTLVLRNAYVFPLAILVGGMISSALESPREESEIRVKLFANVNPKKLAYFFGVMLFLAALGAIINRTSPFSLPIRLFENFYRNGIFIFGGGQVLVPLMFTEFVQMKHYLGSSEFLSGFAIQQALPGPTFSFTSYVGALSMKNFGYGTFGQILGGIVGVLGINLPGLILVLFIVPFWEDLKKITRIKHSLSGINAVSVGFIIAAFVLLIKPVGFDLMSISLIVATFLILNFTRISPPLIVLAGILLGYFM
- the dnaB gene encoding replicative DNA helicase: MNTDNGTQGQDRQNFTSSRKNRVGAPVSNLGKIPPQAIDLEEAVLGALMLEKDALSTVIDILKPEVFYAEAHKKIFEAIAILFQKSKPVDILTVTSELRTLGTLEMVGGAYYITNLTNRVASAANIEYHARIISQKYIQRELIRISSDIIQNAYEDTTDIFDLLDHAEKGLFDIAQNNLRRDTQKMDEIIKQSLATLEELRTKSDGLTGVPSGFTALDRITGGWQPSDLVIIAARPAMGKTAFVLTCARNASVEFKRPVVVFSLEMSSVQLVNRLISGETEIEQEKIRKGNLAEWEWQQLHSKIGTLTEAPLLIDDTPALNIFEFRAKCRRLKSQYDIQMIIIDYLQLMHGKGEGQSGGGNREQEIGSISRALKSVAKELNVPVLALSQLSRAVETRPGVNGKRPLLSDLRESGSIEQDADMVLFLYRPEYYGITEDESGRSQAGVGEVIIAKHRNGETGIVPLRFIGKYVKFADLEEDFMPPNSFSMDNPGAGMLPSADFDRPAGNVIIKPSRMDDFDDDAPF
- the rlmB gene encoding 23S rRNA (guanosine(2251)-2'-O)-methyltransferase RlmB: MENFRRSPRPKENNEFVFGIRAVIEAIKAGKDIESIYMQRGLTGEIIPELKGLLKGTDIPVHNVPVEKLNRMTQKNHQGVIAVISAITFQKIEDIIPLIYEKGEVPLILILDGITDVRNMGAIARTAACTGVHAIVVPAKNSAQINADAIKTSAGALFTIPVCRQQNLHKTALFLQDCGLQIVACTEKTNDLIYAPDYTAPTAIVMGAEDEGISNDIMRMANHLAKIPMFGEIGSLNVSVSTGVILYEAIRQRGNN
- a CDS encoding mannose-1-phosphate guanylyltransferase produces the protein MNKNNYALIMAGGVGSRFWPVSRVEHPKQFIDFFGVGKTLIQSTYDRFLKICPPENIFIVTNEIYVDLVRTQLPDIEENQILAEPIMRNTAPCIAYGSMKITEINPDATIVVAPSDHTISNLDAFIAAIEQSLDAARENNCLITLGIKPSRPDTGYGYIQYVETTLPTDPQINKVKIFTEKPNLELAKSFLQSGDFLWNAGIFIWSAKAINDAFSKHLPDMYEIFHIGASLYNTKEEKTFIGNAYLQCTNISIDFAIMEKADNVYVLPTDFGWSDLGTWASIYDMADKDYVGNAVIPSEQVMMFNSSNCMVNVPEDKLVILQGLHDYIVVESNNTLLICPRSEEQSVKQIVADVKSNFGQKFI